The Microcoleus sp. bin38.metabat.b11b12b14.051 genomic interval CGAGCTATCAGCCTTTTTTTTGCTACTTGCGCGATCGGAATTTTTAGTTTGGTATTCACTCCACCTGCTTGGGCCCTGACGCAGATTAAACTTTCCGACCTTTCTTATCGCGAATGTCCGGCCGAAATGGCAGAAGGAACAGTCACCAGCGGCAGTTCTATGGAAGCTAACTGCTTTTTGATTACAGGGAAAGCTGAAAATAGCACCGGCAAACCTGTTGTTAATGCTGATATTTTCGGTCGTATTTATGATGCAGATGAAAATCCGGTGATGCAAAACCGCACTCGCTTGGGTTCTATCGAAGAAGTCCCTCCCGGAGTTAGCGATTTTCAGCTCAGAATTTCCGTCGCCGCCAACCAACGAACTCCTTTGAAGCTCAAGCAATTTAAAGCTACAGGTTTTACTGGCGTGGTTCGCCGCTAAGGAAACAGTCTGAGATTTGAAATTTTAGGTGGTTGAGTTGCTGTGAATTTCTCAACTCTCATCTACGACAAACTCCCCGGCAAAAAAGCCGGGGAGTTCGTGTAAAAATATCAAATCTCAAATTTAGTGGCCGGCAATATCTGCCAGCAGTTGAGGCTAGATGCTGAAAAAATTAAGCTTTTTTAACTAAAAAGCGGTTTGCAAGTTACCCAAAAGACCGATCAGAAATTCCGAGCCAAACTGAAGTACAAAAAACGCAATCAGTGGAGAAAAGTCAATCCCTCCTAAGGGGGGGATAATTGAGCGAAAAAGATTCAGGTAAGGATCTGTTAACTGAGTCAAAATCGAAAACGGAGGCTCGTACAAATTGATGTTGGGGAACCAAGTTAACAGTACCCTAATAATCATCAGCACTAGATAGATTTGCAGAAATGTCGCTAGCGTGTTTGCCAAAAGGCCTATTGAATAACTCATAAATTTTGGTGATCGTTTGAGTAAAGTTTACAGACTCTTTAGCTTTAAGTTTAGCATAGCTGCGGGAGGGGGAGAGGGGGAGCATTGGGAGCATCCTCTGGAGTTTACGTTTTTTAGAAGTGCGAGTTCGCTGCGCGATCTGGGGCTGGCACTTTGGTGTGAAAGTCGATCGCCCGCATCCATCTACCAAGCTAATCTACAATCTTAAATGGATTCAGGAATCTTCGCCGATCGCACGATCGCTGCTGTGGGCCTGCGCGTTACCGTTTACGTCACCCAGTTGCAGCCGCACCTCATCAATCGCCTGATTTAGCTGGGCAATTTTATCTTCCAAACTCAGTCTTGCTACTTCCATCCCTTCGGCTTCGAGTTGGGTGGCTTTTCTCTGGCGCATCTTTCTGGCTTTGGCATCTGAAGGTTCGCTAAGTAAAGCTTCAGCAGCGCGCCGCGACAGCACCGCACCCAAAACTGCACCCACCAATCCCCCAACTGCGGCTCCCGCAATAAATCCGCCTGTAAAACCCTCTCGATTGCTCATGGCTCAACTCAACTGCACGATATTTCCTAGATTTGTCTATTTTGACACTCTCTGGAGCGATCGACCTGGATCGGATTTTAGATTTTAGATTTTAGATTTTAGATTGATCTACCGCTCCAACAATGCGCTTCCCAAACACAAAGCCCACAGGTGCATCAAGTCGGTTAGTTGTCGGGTAAGGCGATAATTCCGACTTCAGAGTGGAAGCGAATCATCTCCAAAGATCGATCGCCATACATATCTTCAATGTGCTCCAAACAGCAGTCGATCGCAAAATCGTTCAACTCCGTCGGCCGGGTCCCGTACATATCCTGAAACACTTCCTCGTCTACCCGACAAAAGCGCGGGCGATCGGCATAAATTCCGCATTCCCTCGTTTTTTTGTCAAAGTTTATACACCAACCGTCATCTCCCACTAAGGTCAAGTAGAGAGCTAATTCGTCTGTAGATAAATACTCGTCTAAGTCAGGGCGTTCTGTTGGGTCTAGGTAACAACAAGCACCGCACTGCTTTACGCAACGCCAAGTAGCCATAATTCGATTTTAGATTTTAGATTTTAGATTTTAGATTTGGAGCATGATCTCGAAAATGCCCAACTTTAAGAGATTAAAGCCTTTCAAGTATACCAAGTGCCAGCGACGCAGATGGTAAATTGAAGCCTCGGTAGACAGTCGCGGATAATGTTGATATGTATAGATAACCGCGCGATATGGCTACCAAGCGACCAAGAACTACCATCAGCTTTGACTTTGACGAGTACAAGGAGTTAAAAATTTGGGCTGATTCTGAATTTCGTTCTATTCCTCAACTGGTTCTTGTCTTGGTCAAGAAAGCCTTGATAGAGAGAAATAAACGATCGTCAGCTCAAGTCAGCACACCTCCGAGTGAACCTGATAGCTCCAAACTCACAGAAACCCAACCTCCGCCAACTACCAAAGCTAAGCGGGGTAAGGAAAGTAACGAAGCTGGCTAATGTCTATGATATCTAGCAAAGGAGGAACAACACCATGATGCAAGCCCAAACAATCCCCAAAACAGTCACTTTTGACGAGTTCGCGACCTGGTATCCAGAGAACTCAGTTCATCGCTACGAACTACACAATGGAGTAATTGTCGAAATGCCTCTAGGAACTGGCCGCCATTCTCGTGTTACAGGTTTTATCAGCTTAAAAGTAGGAGTTGAAATTGACCGACGCGAATTACCCTACTCCATCCCTGGTGACTGCCTGCTTAAACCCACTCGTGATGAGGCAGGTTATCAGCCCGATGTGATTGTCCTAGACCAAGCATCTCTGGCAAACGAACCGCGCTGGGAAAGGGAATCCATCATCATGATGGGTTCTTCGGTACGGCTGGCTGTAGAGGTCGTCAGCACGAACTGGCGCGATGATTATTTTTTCAAAGCTTCTGACTATGAAGAAATGGGCATCCCTGAATATTGGATTGTGGACTATTTGGGTTTAGGCGGCCGCAAGTTCATTGGCAATCCCAAACAACCGACTCTCTCGGTTTGCCAGTTAGTAGATGGGGAGTACCAGATCAAGCAGTTTCGCGGCGATGACAGAGTTGAATCGCTGGCTTTTCCAGAATTGAGGTTGACTGCTGAGTTGATTTTTCGGGCGGGCTTGCCTCCCAGCAGCGACAGCGATGAACCGGGTTAATTGCGGCCAGAAGTGAGGGTTTTTCAGCCGAATTTACGATCGCTGGCAGGTCGATCGTTCTTTACATTTTGTTGATTTTTGTAAACTTTCTTAAAAAATAGGGTCGATCGCCCGGTAAAATCAGAAGCGGATTTTCTCATTCAACAATCTAGACTTACTCACTACAGTCAGGAGGACACATGGACTTTTTAACGGATTTTTTAAGCGGCAGCGTCGGCGGTGTCAACCTCCAACTGATTATTCAGGTAGCTTTACTTGCCGCAGTCGTGCTTTCTGGCCCGATCGTGATTTTTCTGTTGGCAGCTAAAGGCGGCGACTTGTAATTATACCACGGCTGGCGATCGACCTTTGGGAGTTTTGAGTTTTAGTTTTACATTATGATGCAAAATTCCCAAAGGTCGATCGACAGTCAAGTTGATTTTAGATTTTAGATTTAGGATTTTAGATTTGGGATTTACTGCACAGCTTGTGTCTGCGAGTATATGCAAGATTGAACAGGAGTCTAATATTGTGTCCAGTCGATTACGATAACAGGTTCGTAGTGAGGACTTCAGTCCGCATTTATAGAAGGACTAAAGTCCTTACTACAAACCCAGGTTCGTAGTGAGGACTTCAGTCCGCATTTATAGAAGGACTAAAGTCCTTACTACAAACCCAGGTTCGTAGTGAGGACTTCAGTCCGCATTTATAGAAGGACTAAAGTCCTTACTACAAACCCAGGTTCGTAGTGAGGACTTCAGTCCGCATTTATAGAAGGACTAAAGTCCTTACTACAAACCCAGGTTCGTAGTGAGGACTTCAGTCCGCATTTATAGAAGGACTAAAGTCCTTACTACAAACCCAGGTTCGTAGTGAGGACTTCAGTCCGCATCTATAGAAGGACTAAAGTCCTTACTACAAACCCAGGTTCGTAGTGAGGACTTCAGTCAAATGGCACTGAAAAAGGCTTAATCACCCCCGCAGTTTAGCTTTCAAGACAGAGCGAGGTTCCTGCATTCGACGATAGGGTTTCGGTCTGAGTTTCAAAACTCTAGGTTCCGAACGCCCGGGTCGAATCGTGAGTAAATTAGTTGCCACCTGTTCCAAAAGTAATTGACGCCATTGTCGCTGTTGACGTTTGACCGTAGTTGCCAACAGCGTCAATAACAGATTAAACTGCTGCCTCGTTGATTGGAATGAGAGTTGAAAAACTGTATTTTCTGACGAAGATACAGCCTGCCACATAATGGTACGCAATAAAGTGTAAGCTAATAAGTGTGTCCAGATTTCTTTTCTCACCATCACCGGAGTTTTAGCTGTTAACATCTCCATTTTTAATGTGGTTTTAAGATAGCGTAAATTCACTTCGGCAGCCGACCAACGAAGTCCATATAAACAAGTCAACTTTTCAACAGTATACCGTTTGGCATCCATCAATGTTGTCACTATAATTATACGCTCGTCTCTGAAACCACGGCGTTTAATTCGTAAGCATACTTCCCGGACGATAAAACTAGATGGTAATGCCTCGAATTCCTCACTGGTCATGTGGTTAGGAGACTGCCGGGGTCGATTCCAGACGACTGTGTGATCGCCAATTCCCAACTTTTTCCCCCGCCCTTAAGTCCGTTTTACGGAGATGATTTTTACGAAAAACAGCGTCTGCCCCTTGCTCTTTTACTAAGACTAAATCGACATAATTACCATAAGCTTGATCTGCTAATATCACATCATCGGCAACTAAATTGGCATACAGCAAACGGCTCATCACAATCTCACTGGTCGCCAAAGAATCTATGCCAGCGAATACCACGGCTCCAGTAAGCAATGAAAAAAGCACCACTATTTTAGCGATGGGAAATCCACACCCTGGTTTTTGATTGCTGTGTTGCGGATACTCGGCTTGATTAGCAGCAGTATCACTCATCAACACTGTTGTCCCATCTAATACCCGCACCCGTCGTCCACACCATTGTTGTTCTATGGGAACTTGCTTTTCTAGAGATTCTGCGACTATGGGTACTAACTGTTGAACGAGTTTTTCTGGTAGTCGCTTACGAGCTTTACAGTATGCCCCCGTGTCAGAAGAAGGAGGCTTGAGTCCGGCTGCACTTAGCCATGTACTCATCCGCTTCACGGCTTGACTCAAGCTTTTGTCGGGATCGAGTACCTGGGATACCATCGCCCACAAGGTGACTATCGGTGTGTAGATGCTTTGGTAGTAGGTGATCTTCTCATTCGCTAGAAGCTCCAGGACTAAGGAATCTGGCAGCAGCTTCTCCCAAGGTGAGGCAACGCTCTGCAAAAATTGTTGTTTGAGAATAGACGCACGATTTGACATAATAGAGATAGATTTTTGTGTTTGTAAGGCAATGATCTATATATATATTGCCTTACAGATTTTTTTTTGCTCACTTTTTCAGTGCCATTTGACTTCAGTCCGCATCTATAGAAGGACTAAAGTCCTTACTACAAACCCAGGTTCGTAGTG includes:
- a CDS encoding YggT family protein translates to MSYSIGLLANTLATFLQIYLVLMIIRVLLTWFPNINLYEPPFSILTQLTDPYLNLFRSIIPPLGGIDFSPLIAFFVLQFGSEFLIGLLGNLQTAF
- a CDS encoding YkgJ family cysteine cluster protein, with protein sequence MATWRCVKQCGACCYLDPTERPDLDEYLSTDELALYLTLVGDDGWCINFDKKTRECGIYADRPRFCRVDEEVFQDMYGTRPTELNDFAIDCCLEHIEDMYGDRSLEMIRFHSEVGIIALPDN
- a CDS encoding photosystem II reaction center protein Ycf12, with translation MDFLTDFLSGSVGGVNLQLIIQVALLAAVVLSGPIVIFLLAAKGGDL
- a CDS encoding Uma2 family endonuclease — encoded protein: MMQAQTIPKTVTFDEFATWYPENSVHRYELHNGVIVEMPLGTGRHSRVTGFISLKVGVEIDRRELPYSIPGDCLLKPTRDEAGYQPDVIVLDQASLANEPRWERESIIMMGSSVRLAVEVVSTNWRDDYFFKASDYEEMGIPEYWIVDYLGLGGRKFIGNPKQPTLSVCQLVDGEYQIKQFRGDDRVESLAFPELRLTAELIFRAGLPPSSDSDEPG